A DNA window from Coffea arabica cultivar ET-39 chromosome 6c, Coffea Arabica ET-39 HiFi, whole genome shotgun sequence contains the following coding sequences:
- the LOC113692189 gene encoding late embryogenesis abundant protein 46, whose protein sequence is MQKAKETSADVAASAKSGMDKTKATLQEKAEKMTTDPVKKEMAERKKEEKLFEAECEKERMRQAARRGDHNLHTAGDPLGHAGPVREDYPTSVTSGVVGSQYPAGVNKRSGRTGVLDPDRVEDVGRPGVQDPGVGGGARTGYGPGATY, encoded by the exons ATGCAGAAAGCAAAGGAAACATCAGCCGACGTAGCTGCTTCGGCAAAGTCCGGTATGGATAAGACCAAGGCCACTTTACAAGAAAAG GCTGAAAAGATGACTACTGATCCAGTGAAAAAGGAGATGGCTGAGCGGAAGAAAGAGGAAAAGTTGTTTGAAGCAGAGTGTGAGAAGGAACGGATGCGCCAAGCTGCCAGGAGAGGCGACCACAACCTCCACACGGCGGGTGATCCGCTCGGCCACGCTGGGCCGGTTAGGGAGGATTATCCAACTAGCGTGACTAGTGGAGTTGTTGGGTCGCAGTATCCTGCAGGAGTGAACAAAAGAAGTGGAAGGACCGGTGTTCTTGATCCTGACCGGGTGGAGGATGTGGGCAGACCGGGAGTTCAAGACCCCGGGGTTGGCGGAGGAGCTAGGACTGGTTATGGACCTGGTGCTACATATTAG
- the LOC113692190 gene encoding 18 kDa seed maturation protein: protein MQAIKEKAANVAASAKSGMEKTKATMQEKVDRATANNPTEKEMATERKEQRVNQAEFDKRAAQEHNAAARNATKNTGQPHTYPTTGAPGHPTGTHQQSALPGHGTGQVTEGVVESHPIGTAAGTGRTSAAHNTHVGAATNIGGSYTQD from the exons ATGCAGGCCATCAAGGAGAAAGCAGCCAATGTTGCCGCCTCAGCCAAGTCCGGAATGGAGAAAACCAAGGCCACCATGCAAGAGAAG GTTGATCGTGCCACTGCAAATAATCCAACTGAGAAAGAGATGGCGACAGAGAGGAAGGAACAGAGGGTGAATCAGGCTGAATTTGACAAGCGTGCGGCTCAGGAGCATAACGCTGCGGCTAGGAATGCAACCAAAAACACTGGCCAGCCGCACACCTATCCCACCACGGGTGCACCAGGACATCCTACCGGGACTCATCAGCAGTCGGCCTTGCCCGGCCATGGCACCGGACAAGTTACCGAAGGCGTGGTTGAGTCCCACCCCATTGGGACGGCCGCTGGGACTGGCAGGACTAGTGCAGCCCATAACACCCATGTTGGTGCGGCTACTAACATTGGTGGTTCTTATACTCAAGACTAG
- the LOC140007995 gene encoding VQ motif-containing protein 25-like: MYIMEGKTNRQNCVANTSVTGAAPAALGLHKNSQMISKVKPKIRIIHIFAPEIIKTDVANFRELVQRLTGKPTENKNNSCTKKKLPRIVPCNKIEASRNTSCSTLPQHHMIHRPLAKKMELRSGFHCASFRERIKGEEEIWRGANSGGGFLGGFAELEGFMEQLNNEFPLLPAMPMEASHMDACGQSQLA, encoded by the coding sequence ATGTATATTATGGAAGGCAAGACGAACAGACAAAATTGTGTCGCCAATACTAGCGTAACAGGTGCAGCACCAGCAGCACTAGGATTGCATAAGAATTCTCAGATGATATCCAAAGTGAAGCCCAAAATTCGCATAATTCACATATTTGCACCGGAGATCATCAAGACCGACGTCGCAAATTTCCGGGAATTGGTGCAAAGGCTCACTGGAAAGCCCACAGAGAACAAAAACAACAGTTGCACCAAGAAAAAGTTACCAAGAATTGTTCCCTGCAACAAAATTGAGGCATCAAGAAATACTTCCTGCAGTACTTTGCCCCAGCATCACATGATTCACAGGCCACTGGCGAAAAAAATGGAACTAAGAAGCGGTTTTCACTGTGCCAGCTTCAGAGAAAGGATTAAGGGTGAAGAAGAAATATGGAGAGGTGCAAATTCTGGTGGAGGTTTCTTAGGTGGTTTTGCTGAGTTGGAGGGCTTCATGGAACAGCTCAACAATGAGTTTCCATTGCTTCCTGCTATGCCCATGGAAGCTTCTCATATGGATGCTTGTGGACAATCCCAGCTTGCTTAA
- the LOC113693992 gene encoding delta(12)-fatty-acid desaturase FAD2, which produces MGAGGRMNVSTEAKRSKSDVLNRVPYSKPPFTVGDVKKAIPPHCFKRSVIRSFSYVFYDLAIASLFYYVATTYIPLLPQPLSFLAWPLYWICQGCVLTGVWVIAHECGHHAFSDYQWLDDTVGLILHSALLVPYFSWKYSHRRHHSNTGSLERDEVFVPKAKSNLKWSAKFLNNPPGRVLTLAVQLTLGWPLYLMFNVSGRPYDRFACHYDPYGPIYNDRERLQIYLSDVGVLSVFYGLYRLVAAKGLAWVVCVYGCPLLIVNGFLVLITYLQHTHPSLPHYDSSEWDWLRGALATVDRDYGILNKVFHNITDTHVAHHLFSTMPHYHAMEATKAIKPILGDYYQFDGTPIFKAMWREAKECVYVEQDDADQNKGVFWYNNKL; this is translated from the coding sequence ATGGGTGCTGGAGGCAGAATGAATGTTTCCACTGAGGCCAAGAGGTCGAAATCCGATGTCCTCAACAGAGTTCCCTATTCAAAGCCTCCATTTACCGTGGGAGATGTTAAGAAAGCCATCCCTCCCCATTGTTTCAAGCGGTCTGTTATTCGCTCTTTCTCTTATGTATTCTATGATCTCGCAATTGCCTCTCTTTTCTACTACGTTGCAACGACATATATTCCCCTCCTCCCTCAGCCTCTCTCCTTTTTAGCCTGGCCGCTATATTGGATATGCCAAGGCTGTGTGCTAACTGGTGTTTGGGTCATAGCCCACGAATGTGGCCACCACGCCTTCAGTGACTATCAATGGCTTGATGACACTGTTGGCCTAATCCTCCATTCTGCTCTCCTTGTCCCATATTTCTCTTGGAAATACAGTCATCGCCGCCACCATTCAAACACTGGTTCCCTAGAGCGTGATGAAGTATTTGTACCTAAAGCTAAGTCCAACCTTAAATGGTCGGCCAAGTTTCTCAACAATCCACCAGGCAGAGTTTTGACCCTTGCTGTTCAGCTTACTCTGGGCTGGCCTTTGTACTTGATGTTCAATGTCTCCGGAAGACCTTATGATCGGTTTGCTTGCCACTATGACCCCTATGGCCCTATCTACAATGACCGCGAGCGCCTTCAAATTTACCTCTCTGACGTTGGTGTACTATCTGTCTTTTATGGGCTGTACCGTCTTGTGGCAGCAAAAGGGCTTGCCTGGGTTGTCTGTGTTTATGGATGTCCATTGCTCATCGTGAATGGGTTTCTGGTATTGATCACATATTTGCAGCACACCCACCCTTCGTTGCCTCATTACGATTCCTCAGAGTGGGATTGGCTGAGGGGAGCTTTGGCCACAGTTGACAGAGATTATGGAATTCTGAACAAGGTATTCCATAACATCACAGATACTCATGTCGCACACCATTTATTCTCAACCATGCCTCACTATCATGCAATGGAGGCTACAAAGGCAATTAAGCCTATCCTCGGAGATTATTACCAATTTGATGGGACGCCAATTTTCAAAGCAATGTGGCGAGAAGCAAAGGAGTGTGTTTATGTTGAGCAAGATGATGCTGACCAGAACAAAGGTGTCTTCTGGTACAACAACAAGCTTTGA